In Microbacterium binotii, one DNA window encodes the following:
- the alr gene encoding alanine racemase, whose product MPNASQPRADAVLSAPELRVDEEAIRANVRYFSRLTRGRLMAVMKADAFGHGPVASAAIEEGATALGVASLDEALTLRRCGLDVPILSWLNPVGADFASAVSQRIDLGVSSADALQAVVRVAHRLGHRARLHLHADLGMSRDGAPASEWRSLCELARMAERQGYAQVVGIMGHMSCADRPNDPQNLRERLRFDAAVRSARRRGLAPAVTHLAATAATITGIGGDHDLHRVGAGLYGIDPSRTSSELRFALSLRAPVISARRVGAHVSVGYGARFITDRPTHLALLPLGYADGLPRAASHRAEVLVRGRRRPIVGLISMDMAVIDTGDDFLTPGETVTVFGPGDQGEPTVADWARWSETIEHEIVTRIGARVSRVQRRTQRKEPE is encoded by the coding sequence GTGCCGAACGCCTCACAACCCCGCGCTGATGCGGTCCTGTCGGCTCCGGAGCTGCGCGTGGACGAGGAAGCGATCCGAGCCAACGTGCGGTACTTCTCCCGTCTCACGCGGGGCCGCCTGATGGCGGTGATGAAGGCGGACGCATTCGGTCACGGTCCCGTGGCGTCAGCAGCGATCGAGGAAGGTGCCACCGCGCTCGGGGTCGCGTCGCTCGACGAGGCACTCACCCTTCGACGCTGCGGTCTCGATGTCCCGATCCTCAGCTGGCTGAATCCGGTCGGTGCTGACTTCGCGTCGGCCGTGTCGCAGCGCATAGACCTCGGCGTGTCGAGTGCAGACGCGCTGCAGGCCGTCGTGCGCGTCGCGCACCGCCTCGGTCACCGGGCACGTCTGCACCTCCATGCCGATCTGGGCATGAGCCGTGACGGCGCGCCCGCATCCGAGTGGCGGAGCCTGTGCGAACTCGCCCGGATGGCGGAGCGGCAGGGGTATGCGCAGGTCGTCGGGATCATGGGGCACATGTCGTGCGCGGACCGCCCGAACGACCCGCAGAACCTCCGCGAACGGCTGCGCTTCGATGCGGCCGTTCGAAGCGCTCGCCGCCGAGGGCTTGCGCCCGCCGTCACGCATCTGGCGGCGACGGCGGCGACGATCACCGGGATCGGCGGCGACCACGACCTTCATCGCGTCGGAGCGGGCCTGTACGGGATCGACCCCTCGCGGACCTCGAGCGAGCTGCGCTTCGCCCTCTCCCTGCGCGCACCGGTCATCAGCGCGCGTCGGGTAGGTGCACATGTGAGCGTCGGCTACGGCGCCCGCTTCATCACTGACCGTCCCACCCACCTCGCCCTGCTTCCGCTGGGTTACGCGGACGGGTTGCCGCGAGCGGCCTCCCACCGCGCCGAGGTCCTCGTGCGGGGTCGCCGTCGGCCGATCGTCGGCCTGATCTCCATGGACATGGCGGTCATCGACACCGGCGACGACTTTCTGACCCCGGGGGAGACCGTGACGGTCTTCGGACCCGGCGACCAGGGAGAGCCCACCGTCGCCGACTGGGCGAGATGGTCGGAGACCATCGAGCACGAGATCGTCACCCGGATCGGTGCCCGCGTTTCGCGTGTGCAGCGCAGAACACAACGGAAGGAACCTGAATGA
- a CDS encoding histidine ammonia-lyase, with amino-acid sequence MGITFPSGSITVRTAADEVVILHICDLCGAVVAEADDTDLAFHKRWHRMTGSGNWIDPETGRLHGSGGTVRPDTSRS; translated from the coding sequence ATGGGCATCACATTCCCGTCGGGATCGATCACGGTGAGGACCGCAGCGGACGAGGTCGTGATCCTGCACATCTGCGATCTGTGCGGTGCCGTCGTCGCAGAAGCCGACGACACCGACCTGGCTTTCCACAAGCGCTGGCACAGGATGACCGGCTCCGGCAACTGGATCGACCCGGAGACCGGTCGGCTCCACGGTTCCGGCGGCACCGTCCGACCGGACACATCGCGGAGCTGA